One region of Salvelinus sp. IW2-2015 linkage group LG6.1, ASM291031v2, whole genome shotgun sequence genomic DNA includes:
- the LOC111964754 gene encoding C-X-C motif chemokine 11-1-like, with protein MTMNTRILLLLAVTICITVAQRPVSQRCLCRKVRNSFGAPNTVEDIQIYPPTPSCDRLEIIVSLKNGVQYCLDPSMKKVQRLLTRLMKKSSPPTVPTPIEAISNERSIDSADI; from the exons ATGACCATGAACACCAGAATACTCCTGCTCCTTGCTGTCACCATCTGTATCACAGTCGCCCAGC GTCCTGTGAGCCAGCGATGTTTGTGTCGGAAGGTGCGGAACAGCTTTGGAGCTCCAAACACTGTTGAGGACATCCAGATCTATCCGCCAACTCCCTCCTGTGACAGGCTGGAGATCAT TGTTAGCCTTAAGAATGGAGTGCAGTACTGCCTGGACCCCAGTATGAAGAAGGTGCAGAGACTTCTCACTCGCCTGAT GAAGAAGTCCTCTCCCCCAACTGTCCCCACTCCAATTGAGGCCATCTCTAATGAGAGAAGCATTGACTCTGCTGATATCTGA